A genomic segment from Eremothecium gossypii ATCC 10895 chromosome III, complete sequence encodes:
- the AIM9 gene encoding Aim9p (Syntenic homolog of Saccharomyces cerevisiae YER080W (AIM9)): protein MLRHSLRSASKLQSKNVRLLRAAPLLLKRSLSNDPKEVFTKLTDENDPQRDAFFKYGWGSWLKNDKQEKEKRVTRFSIEGLNKVLSDLHEQSAQADKTAKTDAVPPPSYNPNLTVSLPHNVTSKHLGTPKRGESVRVVSMASFHEGKHHRIYKIDTNAGKSFVLRIPYGIDEENTLAYRVKSEVATMDFADLKLGMNVPKVFCFGVNALNPIRQPFILEEYVPGRLLMKDWMPLASDSADGSHKEKLNSVIQPISEFQAKLAETEFTAFGSLYFAKDYRESNEPAYKSDTDGDLADRWRIGPSVERCFWRKKSALPFEQRKQYLGPWTISQPLDIVKSLGSLEAENARARLAIKQADASPEAEIDEQVLRDQITAFENLAKLAPVMYNLKTKSIPNMDAIVKPRLCHPDLDPMNVILHEENGKPYLLDFEGTTVKPFILHNNPQFVAYDGPKIYDLERDVENYSKLNAQEKDQYEFMYKRTRNQYLWESQLNQNAKHLISSIAPLVKLLRSPYVYAVQRKYDQEYLLIDEALVQLKEVWELFAKNELTNSEQFPVEFTEEWLRQHAEKLNAYHEKLIAEPFSATQGWMPQDLFDNLVKSGVLVKDANGDHSLKQ, encoded by the coding sequence ATGCTCAGGCACTCACTACGGTCAGCTAGTAAGCTGCAGTCTAAGAATGTTCGGCTATTGAGAGCCGCACCATTGCTGTTAAAGCGCTCTCTCAGCAATGATCCGAAAGAAGTGTTCACGAAGCTAACGGACGAGAACGACCCTCAGCGGGATGCGTTCTTCAAGTACGGCTGGGGCTCTTGGCTGAAGAACGACAAACAAGAGAAGGAGAAGCGTGTTACTAGGTTCTCCATTGAGGGGCTGAACAAGGTTTTGTCGGATCTGCACGAGCAGTCGGCGCAGGCAGACAAGACGGCGAAGACGGATGCGGTGCCACCACCTTCATACAATCCAAATCTAACGGTGTCGCTACCGCATAATGTCACTTCCAAACACCTAGGCACGCCGAAGCGTGGCGAGAGCGTGCGGGTGGTCTCCATGGCCAGTTTCCATGAGGGCAAGCACCACCGCATATACAAAATTGACACTAACGCGGGCAAATCGTTCGTCTTGCGTATTCCATACGGAATCGACGAGGAGAACACACTAGCCTACCGGGTGAAAAGTGAAGTTGCAACTATGGACTTTGCAGACCTAAAGCTAGGCATGAACGTCCCGAAAGTTTTCTGTTTTGGCGTCAATGCTCTGAATCCGATTAGACAGCCGTTTATTCTCGAAGAGTATGTTCCGGGCCGTCTGCTGATGAAGGACTGGATGCCCCTAGCCAGCGACAGCGCCGATGGGAGTCATAAGGAGAAGCTGAATAGCGTAATTCAGCCCATCTCTGAATTCCAAGCCAAGCTAGCAGAAACTGAATTCACTGCATTCGGCAGTTTGTATTTCGCCAAGGATTACCGTGAGTCAAACGAGCCAGCGTATAAATCCGACACCGATGGCGACCTTGCTGATAGATGGAGAATTGGCCCCAGCGTTGAGCGTTGTTTCTGGAGGAAGAAGAGCGCGTTACCTTTCGAACAGCGAAAGCAGTATCTAGGGCCCTGGACTATATCTCAGCCATTGGATATCGTCAAGTCCCTCGGCTCCCTGGAAGCGGAGAACGCTCGGGCTCGTCTAGCTATCAAGCAGGCCGATGCCTCCCCCGAGGCCGAGATCGACGAGCAAGTCCTCCGGGACCAGATTACTGCTTTTGAGAACCTAGCCAAGCTTGCCCCAGTCATGTACAACCTAAAGACCAAAAGCATCCCAAACATGGACGCAATTGTGAAGCCTCGCCTGTGCCATCCCGATCTTGATCCGATGAACGTTATATTGCACGAAGAGAATGGAAAGCCATATCTGCTGGACTTCGAGGGCACAACTGTGAAGCCGTTTATTCTGCACAACAACCCTCAGTTTGTTGCTTACGACGGCCCCAAGATATATGACCTGGAGCGCGACGTCGAGAACTATAGCAAGCTGAACGCTCAAGAAAAGGACCAATACGAGTTTATGTACAAGCGTACCCGCAACCAGTACCTGTGGGAGTCTCAGCTCAACCAAAACGCTAAGCACCTCATCTCGAGTATTGCCCCTCTGGTGAAACTGCTCAGAAGCCCTTACGTGTACGCGGTGCAGCGCAAGTATGACCAAGAGTACCTGCTTATTGATGAGGCGCTAGTCCAGCTGAAGGAAGTCTGGGAACTATTCGCCAAGAACGAGTTGACCAACAGTGAGCAATTCCCAGTCGAGTTTACCGAGGAGTGGCTACGCCAGCATGCAGAGAAGCTCAATGCTTACCACGAAAAACTGATAGCCGAGCCATTTAGTGCCACGCAAGGCTGGATGCCCCAGGATCTCTTTGACAACCTGGTCAAGTCGGGAGTGCTAGTCAAGGACGCTAACGGTGACCATTCCTTAAAACAGTAG
- a CDS encoding uncharacterized protein (Syntenic homolog of Saccharomyces cerevisiae YER079W) has product MSPHPPSRDISTLSLFDCNNSETPTDNISTRALYEVNLDDELQYPPVSRPLSRSSVTSGLSMVATKDGVEGRRVPRHGITQYSVNLANSMNAAAHWKKAHPEEPCKDFPNGPSLTLKEKMRLFNEDRPSQSNCDSLDSFADTNFSGSARYQLNIHRLNSELESNTSTLGDDTSYLYDMRSIPAAVSITDSEKDSTSSRH; this is encoded by the coding sequence ATGTCACCACACCCCCCCTCGAGAGACATCTCGACACTGTCTCTCTTCGACTGTAATAATTCCGAAACACCCACGGACAATATATCCACGCGTGCACTGTATGAGGTGAACCTAGACGACGAGCTACAATATCCGCCGGTTTCGCGGCCGCTGTCGCGGTCTAGTGTGACGTCCGGGCTGTCGATGGTAGCCACGAAGGACGGTGTGGAGGGGCGCAGGGTGCCTCGCCACGGCATCACCCAGTATTCCGTCAACCTCGCCAATTCCATGAACGCCGCTGCACATTGGAAGAAGGCGCACCCCGAAGAACCGTGCAAAGATTTCCCCAATGGCCCATCACTCACTCTAAAGGAGAAAATGCGCCTGTTCAACGAAGACCGGCCGTCCCAGAGCAACTGCGACTCGCTGGATTCCTTCGCCGACACCAATTTCTCTGGTTCCGCGCGCTATCAACTGAATATTCATCGCCTCAACTCAGAGCTTGAAAGCAACACCAGTACGCTGGGCGATGACACTTCATACCTCTATGATATGCGGAGCATCCCTGCGGCTGTGAGCATAACTGACAGTGAGAAGGACAGCACGTCCTCACGCCACTAA
- the HOP1 gene encoding Hop1p (Syntenic homolog of Saccharomyces cerevisiae YIL072W (HOP1)) → MSTIQQVKQLTKTKTAITTEQSQKLIQTMLTMSFGCLAFLRGLFPDDSFIDQKFVPEKCNKSYDKENTPSIRIKTLVRGRSEEADMFLDWVEKGVFTAIRLRYLKAILLGIFTDKNNPHDLLESYVFSLEYPTSNTVTLRINGQEEAISLLDSRKMMQQLMRRFIIITQSLDPLPKERYLSMRLLFNENAPPDYQPQFFRDASMEPKTTIKVPDHMDMDAVSVGCLDTHHHTMAIKVLSLVDVDAQAREEPNARAIDPFELVNQPVELKVDSIGQSKYNSQTTNMLQDYLRSSPDNVCPTQALDKEDESQQLSPEGQESCECGMSCSVSFKIECDTCKRQLHGLCYGNSRSNVVQQCITCIVAEELNLDPTTKEFQMMMVLRKAYRYLKDNLNSCTSTSFLQETLFDGNNSDTTTNMLAEALSIFIQDKVIVLDQERKRNAKGQFTKDSVFVDVDHQSVFTPDGLLHPGRYAMTFIPNSKNAQKCYTELCPASAAQVTAWTSAVRRSLAHLNRTKRHVNSSSSSINLSSLAIDEETLNPIPRGKRKNIRLEDESVENYPDSLPNKVRKISVSKKTLKSAW, encoded by the coding sequence ATGTCGACAATACAACAAGTAAAACAGCTAACGAAGACCAAAACTGCCATAACTACCGAGCAATCGCAGAAGCTCATCCAGACGATGCTGACAATGTCATTTGGCTGCCTAGCATTTCTGAGAGGGCTATTTCCAGATGATTCATTCATTGATCAGAAGTTTGTACCTGAAAAATGCAACAAATCATACGATAAGGAGAATACGCCGAGCATTCGAATTAAGACGCTGGTGCGGGGACGATCCGAGGAGGCAGATATGTTTCTAGACTGGGTTGAAAAGGGCGTGTTCACAGCTATTCGCTTGCGCTACCTCAAGGCCATCTTGCTTGGGATATTTACCGACAAAAACAATCCGCACGATCTGCTGGAGAGCTATGTGTTTTCTCTAGAATACCCCACCTCCAACACAGTCACACTTAGAATAAACGGCCAAGAGGAGGCTATTTCGCTGCTGGACAGCAGAAAGATGATGCAGCAACTAATGCGGCGCTTCATAATAATCACTCAGTCCCTCGATCCTCTACCAAAAGAGCGCTACTTGAGCATGCGCCTCTTGTTCAATGAGAATGCACCACCGGATTACCAGCCTCAGTTTTTCCGGGATGCATCGATGGAGCCCAAGACCACTATTAAAGTTCCTGACCACATGGATATGGATGCGGTGTCTGTTGGTTGCCTCGACACCCACCATCATACAATGGCAATCAAAGTTTTATCGTTAGTAGATGTCGATGCGCAGGCTAGGGAAGAGCCAAATGCAAGGGCCATCGACCCATTCGAATTGGTTAACCAACCTGTAGAGCTAAAGGTAGATTCGATTGGACAGTCTAAATACAACAGCCAGACCACAAATATGCTACAGGACTACCTGCGGTCCTCTCCTGACAACGTGTGTCCAACACAAGCACTGGATAAAGAAGACGAGTCCCAACAGCTCTCGCCAGAGGGCCAAGAGAGTTGTGAATGCGGCATGTCTTGTTCAGTCAGTTTCAAGATTGAGTGTGACACTTGCAAGAGACAGCTTCACGGCTTATGCTACGGAAATTCTCGTTCGAATGTTGTTCAGCAGTGTATTACTTGCATTGTAGCGGAGGAGCTCAACTTAGATCCGACAACAAAGGAATTTCAGATGATGATGGTTCTACGGAAGGCATATCGTTATCTAAAGGATAATCTTAATTCCTGTACCTCGACTTCTTTTCTACAAGAGACGCTGTTCGATGGGAACAATAGTGACACTACCACAAACATGTTAGCCGAAGCGCTTTCAATCTTTATCCAAGACAAGGTCATAGTACTTGACCAAGAGCGCAAGAGGAACGCAAAGGGGCAATTTACGAAGGACTCTGTGTTCGTTGATGTGGACCACCAATCAGTATTTACTCCAGATGGTTTGCTGCATCCAGGCAGGTATGCAATGACATTTATTCCCAACTCCAAGAATGCCCAAAAATGCTATACAGAGCTATGCCCGGCATCCGCTGCACAAGTAACAGCCTGGACTTCTGCGGTAAGAAGGTCTCTTGCCCACCTCAACAGAACTAAGCGACATGTGAATAGCAGCTCGTCTTCGATAAACTTGAGCTCCTTAGCAATTGACGAGGAGACTCTAAACCCAATTCCGAGAGGAAAGCGTAAGAATATCCGCCTCGAAGATGAAAGCGTAGAGAATTATCCAGATAGCTTGCCAAATAAGGTTAGGAAAATAAGCGTTTCGAAGAAAACTTTGAAGAGTGCTTGGTGA
- the ICP55 gene encoding aminopeptidase (Syntenic homolog of Saccharomyces cerevisiae YER078C (ICP55)), which translates to MLSARRILRLSTVGIRAFSYGRSQFASGKWLDRPPTLLQAGQAIHESRPHMLKAGELTPGITATEYFGRRMKLAERMQPKSCAIIVGAELKYASGPVFYPFQQDNNLFYLTGWLEPDTIMVLEKPTADPSDVILHMFVPRRDALVEAWDGPRSGPDGAREIFNADESMEINKAREGLTHILKRCDSVYYDYPTTKSSMSSGFNDVFGVSVPRAHEAVRSMIGSFAVSVNRLSPLTTALRCIKSPAEIDVMRKAGRISGRAYNQAYAQRFRTERTLQAHLEYNFIAGGCDKRAYVPVVGAGKNALYIHYTKNDDVMYDDELVLVDAAGSLGGYCADISRTWPVSGKFSGPQKDLYEVVLAVQRKCISLCSANLGYSIHDIHEKSVAFMREELSNLGLSGAHFWDVNKIYPHYIGHNLGLDVHDVPGACKSSPLQEGQVITIEPGIYIPDEPEFPAYFRNIGIRIEDNIAVEKDTYRNLTVEAAKEIVDIESIAQNGVSTKMGETLSPLED; encoded by the coding sequence ATGCTGAGCGCAAGAAGGATACTGAGGCTTTCTACCGTTGGAATTAGGGCCTTCAGCTATGGTAGATCACAGTTTGCTTCAGGAAAGTGGCTTGACAGACCGCCCACGTTACTACAGGCAGGGCAAGCAATACATGAGAGCAGGCCTCACATGCTGAAGGCGGGGGAATTGACTCCCGGGATAACAGCGACTGAGTACTTTGGAAGACGCATGAAGCTTGCTGAGAGGATGCAGCCCAAGAGTTGTGCCATTATCGTTGGAGCAGAGCTGAAATACGCATCAGGGCCTGTATTTTATCCATTCCAGCAAGATAACAACCTTTTTTACTTGACAGGTTGGTTGGAACCTGATACTATTATGGTCTTGGAAAAACCTACTGCTGACCCCTCAGACGTAATTTTACACATGTTTGTTCCGCGGAGAGATGCTCTAGTGGAAGCATGGGATGGTCCGCGCAGTGGCCCTGATGGAGCAAGAGAGATATTTAACGCGGATGAATCGATGGAGATAAATAAAGCAAGAGAAGGGTTGACCCACATACTGAAGAGATGTGATTCGGTTTACTACGATTATCCAACTACCAAAAGTTCAATGTCTTCGGGCTTTAATGATGTATTCGGCGTTTCTGTGCCAAGAGCGCACGAAGCAGTACGGAGTATGATCGGTTCGTTTGCGGTTAGTGTGAACCGCTTGTCACCGCTGACTACCGCGCTCAGATGTATTAAGTCTCCGGCGGAAATAGACGTCATGCGTAAAGCGGGTAGAATTTCGGGCAGGGCATACAACCAAGCATATGCGCAAAGATTTAGAACAGAGAGGACACTTCAAGCGCATCTAGAATACAACTTCATCGCTGGGGGATGCGATAAGCGCGCATATGTCCCTGTTGTTGGCGCAGGCAAAAATGCTCTCTACATCCATTATACTAAGAACGATGACGTGATGTATGATGACGAATTAGTACTCGTTGATGCAGCTGGTTCATTGGGCGGGTACTGTGCTGATATATCACGCACGTGGCCAGTATCTGGGAAGTTTAGTGGACCTCAAAAGGACTTGTACGAAGTCGTGCTGGCAGTGCAGCGGAAGTGCATATCTCTTTGTTCGGCCAATTTGGGTTACTCGATACACGATATCCATGAGAAAAGTGTTGCATTTATGCGTGAAGAATTAAGTAACCTTGGCCTATCTGGTGCTCACTTTTGGGATGTGAACAAAATTTATCCTCACTATATCGGCCATAACCTAGGCTTAGATGTACATGATGTCCCTGGCGCATGCAAGAGCTCCCCACTACAAGAGGGCCAGGTTATTACCATAGAACCAGGTATTTACATCCCGGATGAACCTGAATTCCCTGCATACTTCAGGAATATTGGTATCCGGATAGAGGATAATATAGCGGTGGAGAAAGATACTTATAGGAATTTGACGGTGGAGGCAGCGAAAGAAATTGTAGATATTGAAAGCATCGCTCAAAATGGCGTGTCTACAAAGATGGGGGAGACACTTTCTCCACTCGAAGACTAA
- the PCI8 gene encoding Pci8p (Syntenic homolog of Saccharomyces cerevisiae YIL071C (PCI8)): MDQFEVLVAVERLFFAWEQISDKETLVERLEGRLADMNLSLSTSPHRSLFLPYLGTRKDHNVADPDTISSEYGLQLLVLENALAHNYSKAISLLESSTVGDVGYIEWCRCMMRLNILGKSYGNNSELDIGLRSYLRNGAQGSSLLLTDEVSDCRMLGFASLFLQEEYFIAVHHMVRSIHEHPSLVDYLLREEDGRDIFILKEEYKLMLTIAVLVAIPLENYQDFLLLEDLNPLLQGLPELHVCLNLLVSTSFGSFFARWLGPIQELANRSCFLAPVWHSVNSHMRSKILVFYIKISERVTVSYLARTLDIPYDTVMADVSSLIQKFDINIGIEGDLVYYKEDLPVGNLVSKVSQIQREIDSKLLVMKQKNDALRSFIENMLKEQSVEPLNRSQDMDAFELHEQSEDEEYEEEHLEEGENV, translated from the coding sequence ATGGACCAATTTGAGGTTTTAGTTGCAGTTGAGCGTCTATTCTTTGCATGGGAACAAATATCTGATAAGGAAACGTTAGTGGAAAGGCTTGAGGGGAGATTGGCAGACATGAACTTGAGCCTCTCGACTTCGCCGCATCGCAGCCTCTTTCTGCCATACCTCGGTACTCGAAAGGACCATAATGTTGCAGATCCGGATACCATATCTTCAGAGTATGGATTGCAGCTGCTGGTATTGGAAAATGCGCTGGCGCATAATTACTCCAAGGCCATTAGCCTTTTAGAATCTTCGACAGTCGGCGACGTGGGATACATAGAATGGTGTAGGTGCATGATGAGGCTGAACATCCTGGGGAAGTCATACGGTAATAATTCGGAACTCGACATAGGTCTCAGATCCTATCTTCGGAATGGTGCACAGGGAAGTAGCCTGCTTCTTACAGATGAAGTTAGCGATTGCAGGATGCTGGGCTTTGCGAGCCTTTTCCTTCAGGAAGAGTACTTTATTGCAGTGCACCATATGGTGCGGTCAATACACGAACATCCATCGCTGGTGGATTATCTACTGAGAGAGGAGGATGGGAGAGATATTTTCATTCTTAAAGAAGAATACAAGTTGATGTTGACTATTGCCGTGCTGGTCGCAATCCCATTAGAGAACTATCAAGATTTCCTTCTATTAGAAGATCTAAATCCACTTCTTCAGGGGTTACCTGAGCTGCATGTCTGTCTGAACCTGCTTGTCAGCACAAGCTTCGGCTCATTCTTTGCAAGATGGTTGGGACCTATACAGGAATTGGCTAACAGAAGCTGTTTTTTGGCCCCAGTCTGGCACAGTGTTAATAGCCACATGCGCAGCAAGATTTTGGTATTTTATATAAAGATCTCTGAAAGGGTCACTGTTTCATATCTTGCCAGGACACTTGATATACCATATGACACGGTAATGGCTGATGTATCATCCCTCATTCAGAAATTTGACATCAATATCGGCATAGAAGGGGATCTCGTTTACTACAAAGAAGATCTTCCGGTAGGTAACTTAGTGAGCAAGGTTAGCCAAATCCAAAGGGAAATAGATTCAAAACTTTTAGTCATGAAGCAAAAGAATGATGCTCTACGAAGTTTCATTGAAAACATGCTTAAGGAGCAGTCAGTGGAGCCTCTGAATAGGTCTCAAGATATGGATGCTTTCGAATTACATGAGCAAAGCGAAGATGAAGAATATGAAGAAGAACACCTTGAGGAAGGTGAGAATGTATAA
- the MRX1 gene encoding Mrx1p (Syntenic homolog of Saccharomyces cerevisiae YER077C), with protein sequence MFLRIQLRTFMSMPVLRKTGLKSKLSAIQAGKTTVPMTKKELRERQAKYQLMVKRLQKTPYTKQQAIHILEKQYGFRDAAKTLEIGPLSEKDTELLQRTTDKRLIYAILGVSGEQLRDSKLVADDVLKFCKRGMLNKALLLIRLAKKNGVVGMNILMRHYCEVEQSASSAILLYQYRLKWGIPPNEHTPTILFSGIAHIKKPLSKHHAAKIVTIVQALIDERQLNAIHFNAALACLARCPETEYLFQCFELMPSYMERSKVAYTELLEGISKIKDDIEAMQKLDYIMKKLPVRAVNAKALFYYLNVWNMRGSPDLSKCTLVLCDRFFDLGVQVELPVPKGVQLPSLDTWGLLKKLTLNEHVLGIFLENCAKHGLFTLAMKVYERVRTETPEILNEKSYHHIMQIFREKYPTSCLDKNLEVFEHLRLGLGKVSVASLREIHHSMTRVLAKRYIHDDLTKLEDTMEKIHTFFQKYDSTSLHGKRILNLTQSTVYWSILKGTASSDKLTLTRKRIISEQFIHSYNGDIFRLKHANDADRSRLRAVYLNAIRFYSGYQDNFTLPVADVTELPHDSLEYQKYQFRKLLSRFKKRILEELQLLERKQPIPANLIEGTKQLGDRILTTPVPGILQKE encoded by the coding sequence ATGTTCCTCAGAATCCAGTTACGTACATTTATGAGCATGCCAGTGCTACGAAAGACCGGTCTAAAATCTAAACTCAGCGCTATCCAGGCCGGGAAGACAACGGTCCCAATGACAAAGAAAGAGCTTCGAGAACGACAAGCAAAATATCAACTCATGGTCAAAAGGCTGCAAAAGACACCGTATACTAAACAGCAGGCTATTCATATCCTTGAAAAGCAATATGGCTTCCGCGATGCTGCCAAAACACTTGAAATTGGGCCATTATCTGAAAAAGACACTGAACTTCTGCAGCGAACAACTGACAAAAGGCTTATATATGCTATACTGGGGGTCAGTGGCGAGCAGTTACGCGATAGCAAGTTGGTGGCGGACGATGTTTTGAAGTTTTGCAAACGTGGGATGTTGAACAAAGCATTACTTCTGATACGGCTAGCGAAGAAAAACGGCGTTGTCGGCATGAACATCTTGATGCGTCACTACTGTGAGGTTGAGCAGAGTGCTTCGAGTGCTATCCTACTATACCAATATCGGCTGAAATGGGGCATACCACCTAACGAGCATACCCCCACTATTTTATTCAGCGGAATAGCTCACATAAAGAAACCACTCTCCAAGCATCATGCAGCGAAGATCGTTACTATTGTCCAGGCATTAATTGACGAAAGACAACTGAACGCCATACACTTTAACGCGGCACTGGCATGCCTTGCGCGCTGCCCTGAAACCGAATATCTGTTCCAATGCTTTGAACTCATGCCCTCTTACATGGAACGGTCGAAGGTCGCATACACTGAGCTTCTAGAAGGTATCTCAAAAATCAAAGATGACATTGAAGCGATGCAAAAGCTTGATTATATAATGAAAAAGCTTCCTGTCAGGGCCGTGAATGCAAAAGCTTTATTCTATTATCTTAACGTATGGAATATGCGGGGAAGTCCCGATCTTTCGAAGTGCACTCTAGTACTCTGTGATCGCTTCTTTGACTTGGGCGTACAGGTTGAACTGCCGGTTCCAAAAGGAGTACAACTTCCTTCTCTAGATACATGGGGGTTGTTGAAGAAGCTAACACTGAACGAGCACGTCCTCGGGATATTTTTGGAGAACTGTGCAAAACATGGCTTATTTACTCTTGCCATGAAGGTATACGAGCGTGTAAGAACTGAAACCCCCGAAATATTGAATGAGAAGTCGTATCATCACATAATGCAAATCTTCCGTGAGAAATACCCTACATCCTGTTTAGATAAAAACCTCGAGGTTTTTGAACACTTACGTTTGGGTTTGGGTAAGGTTTCCGTCGCTTCGCTTCGGGAAATACACCACTCAATGACTAGAGTTCTTGCGAAGCGCTATATTCATGATGATCTTACGAAACTTGAGGATACTATGGAGAAGATACATACATTCTTCCAGAAATATGATTCGACTTCGCTACATGGTAAGAGGATACTGAACCTAACACAGAGCACGGTATACTGGTCTATACTTAAAGGAACTGCCTCTTCCGACAAGCTGACTTTAACGAGGAAAAGGATTATATCTGAACAGTTTATCCATTCCTACAATGGTGATATTTTCCGCCTAAAGCATGCGAATGACGCTGATCGCTCTCGTCTGAGGGCGGTGTACCTAAATGCCATTCGTTTCTACTCAGGTTACCAAGATAACTTTACTCTACCGGTCGCAGATGTGACTGAGCTTCCACACGACTCTCTTGAGTATCAGAAATATCAGTTCAGAAAACTACTATCAAGGTTCAAAAAGCGTATActggaggagctgcagctACTTGAGAGAAAGCAGCCTATCCCTGCCAATTTGATAGAAGGCACGAAGCAATTGGGTGACAGGATACTTACGACGCCTGTACCGGGTATACTCCAAAAGGAATAA